The following are encoded in a window of Butyrivibrio sp. AE3004 genomic DNA:
- a CDS encoding ABC transporter substrate-binding protein, with product MKKKLRLLFSLSMTVMLLLQGCGGQKKEDSAFVPKYDKDTEFSLTVAGSYGNFESLEAEFERFYEYYPSANLQYVTMDDYNNVISSALVSSEPPDIFMTNSGMIGNEMYDSMFKSCEVLSDSSANIDYSCIRDSLIRTTDSGDVVMLPIFTTSYGMLVNMDIFEKEGLEVPTNFNELMKACAKLKSAGYESPMMGADKFTGSGLFNCFAYPMFAYNIIKNSDKVDALNNFEPSSGELMRPALERLYEFVNSDCIDVAKCQEEIIDEYDSVIMRFFEGDVPMMFATGDVVSGTAKRESKSEAFSAHPFKYRFFTAPAGDDGGYFINSISVCFSVNSHSRNIDMANEFMRFLISKEELGNMAGLKRLITPVDDYSTDELYSALSDIPSDRSFSDKETGLLDPAVRQFRAAIYAVGNGEMTVDEAVSAYGNIPEE from the coding sequence ATGAAGAAAAAACTGAGGCTGTTATTTTCTTTGAGTATGACTGTTATGCTTCTTTTACAGGGCTGCGGAGGCCAAAAGAAAGAGGATAGTGCCTTTGTCCCTAAGTATGACAAGGATACCGAGTTTTCTTTAACTGTTGCAGGCAGTTACGGTAACTTTGAATCGCTTGAGGCAGAGTTTGAGCGCTTTTACGAATATTATCCGAGCGCAAATCTACAGTATGTGACAATGGATGATTACAATAATGTCATCTCGAGCGCCCTTGTAAGCAGTGAGCCACCGGATATCTTTATGACCAACAGCGGGATGATTGGAAACGAGATGTATGACAGCATGTTTAAATCTTGCGAGGTTTTGTCAGATTCTTCTGCCAACATTGATTATTCCTGTATAAGGGATTCTCTGATAAGAACTACTGATTCTGGTGATGTTGTTATGCTCCCGATTTTTACCACCTCTTACGGAATGCTTGTCAACATGGATATCTTTGAAAAAGAAGGATTAGAGGTTCCAACTAATTTTAATGAGCTTATGAAAGCCTGCGCTAAGCTTAAGAGTGCAGGATATGAATCTCCCATGATGGGAGCGGATAAATTTACCGGATCCGGGCTGTTTAATTGTTTTGCTTATCCGATGTTTGCCTATAATATCATAAAAAACAGCGATAAGGTAGACGCCCTCAATAATTTCGAGCCTTCATCAGGAGAACTGATGCGTCCTGCACTGGAGAGGCTTTATGAATTTGTGAATTCCGATTGCATAGATGTGGCAAAATGTCAGGAAGAAATAATCGACGAATATGATTCGGTGATAATGAGATTTTTTGAGGGTGATGTACCGATGATGTTTGCTACAGGTGATGTGGTTTCCGGAACGGCTAAGAGAGAGAGTAAGTCTGAAGCTTTTTCGGCACATCCGTTTAAATACAGATTCTTTACCGCTCCTGCAGGTGACGACGGGGGTTATTTTATCAATTCTATCAGTGTTTGCTTTTCCGTTAACAGTCACAGCAGGAACATAGATATGGCCAATGAATTCATGCGGTTTCTGATCAGCAAGGAAGAACTTGGGAACATGGCCGGATTAAAACGTCTGATTACGCCTGTAGATGATTATTCGACTGACGAGCTTTATTCTGCACTCTCCGATATTCCTTCTGACAGGAGCTTTAGTGACAAGGAAACCGGGCTTCTGGATCCGGCGGTCAGACAATTCAGGGCTGCTATCTACGCTGTAGGCAACGGAGAAATGACAGTGGATGAGGCTGTTTCCGCTTACGGAAATATTCCTGAGGAATAG
- a CDS encoding ATP-binding protein, with the protein MKRWLIITINLLIMGFILFFIIGYANTKAEESNKNEIIAFEKMTMTTSQIIANYLEDEQHLCDIWANYINRSAENDTPMTTEDAISYIRKAKISPEIEGHLIFLDSPEREGISTTGKVSDPDTYTVSYKKIAIFDNIETEKATKDVVGLTRAYTNPMNGVQSIAFLNNVTVLDKENNELKKGLLMRVVPLSRLEQKLVFLKGEYENVEISLIDKEGNYVVHGKSFKNSNFFEYYKSYNAATAGEYEHVIKEIAGGTGVMTIKNFKKEDCILSYTPLETMTTWFLLAYIPVNDLVASRSIDWLLLGIATLGFLILLMFNSAVMMTYNRKLSEAAKQANQANEAKSNFLSTMSHDIRTPMNAILGLNEMVLRDCRDENIRMYSESIRTAGNTLLGIINDILDFSKIEAGKMEIINVDYYFASLLNDLVNMVQKKAEDKGLSLKLNIDRNIPTVLNGDEIRIKQVIINILSNAVKYTKQGYITFSINSYKPEDKPDSIILKISVEDTGIGIKPEDLDKLFVAFERIEEKRNRNIEGTGLGMTIVQRFLDMMGSHLEVQSEYGKGSVFSFELEQKVVKWDPIGDFEEAFRRSSSERATYHEKFTAPCARVLVVDDTTVNLTVFVNLLKRTGLRIDTAESGDECISLFKNNHYDVIFLDHMMPDKDGIETLTEMKELTNTPNEGTPVICLTANAISGMREMYTNVGFDDYLTKPIDAERLEMMLLQYLPKDKVNTVSDKDDAVDNEKDNREDNTEDNELPGFLYDINELDLDSGLEYCGDAEDYIMALTTYMSSAEKRAEEIENYWKAGDIQNTTIKVHGLKSALRMVGALELGEFAASLEKAGNSGDSEMLDKELFGLLARHRQLAKELEPLNDLQE; encoded by the coding sequence GTGAAAAGATGGCTGATAATAACAATAAATCTTTTGATAATGGGGTTTATTCTGTTCTTTATCATAGGGTATGCGAACACTAAGGCAGAAGAGAGCAACAAAAATGAGATTATCGCCTTTGAAAAGATGACCATGACAACAAGTCAGATCATCGCTAATTACCTTGAGGATGAACAGCATCTTTGTGATATATGGGCAAACTACATCAATCGTTCAGCGGAAAACGATACTCCGATGACGACAGAGGACGCTATATCCTATATCAGAAAGGCAAAGATTTCTCCGGAAATTGAAGGACACCTGATCTTTTTGGACAGTCCTGAACGAGAAGGCATCTCGACTACAGGTAAAGTATCTGATCCCGATACCTATACGGTTTCCTATAAGAAGATAGCAATCTTTGACAATATTGAAACTGAGAAGGCTACAAAAGATGTTGTTGGTCTCACAAGAGCCTACACAAACCCTATGAACGGAGTTCAGTCTATTGCTTTTTTAAATAATGTGACTGTTCTTGACAAAGAAAACAACGAGCTGAAAAAAGGTCTTTTGATGCGAGTTGTTCCTTTGAGTCGCCTTGAGCAAAAGCTTGTTTTCCTAAAAGGTGAATACGAAAATGTTGAGATAAGTCTCATTGACAAGGAAGGTAATTACGTTGTTCATGGTAAGTCCTTTAAGAACAGTAATTTCTTTGAGTACTACAAGTCATATAATGCAGCTACGGCAGGAGAATATGAGCATGTGATCAAAGAGATAGCAGGTGGAACAGGCGTCATGACCATCAAGAACTTTAAGAAAGAGGATTGTATTTTGTCCTATACACCTCTTGAAACTATGACGACATGGTTTTTACTTGCCTATATACCTGTGAACGACCTTGTAGCAAGCAGGTCGATAGACTGGTTGCTTCTTGGTATAGCGACTCTTGGCTTTTTAATTCTTTTGATGTTTAATTCGGCTGTCATGATGACTTACAACCGTAAGCTGTCAGAGGCTGCTAAGCAGGCAAATCAGGCTAATGAGGCCAAATCCAACTTCTTATCTACCATGTCCCATGATATCCGTACACCTATGAATGCGATACTGGGATTAAATGAAATGGTACTTCGCGATTGCCGGGATGAAAATATCAGAATGTATTCAGAGAGTATAAGGACTGCGGGAAATACTCTACTTGGCATCATCAACGACATTCTGGATTTTTCCAAAATAGAAGCGGGCAAAATGGAAATTATAAACGTTGATTACTATTTTGCTTCCCTTCTTAATGATCTTGTAAATATGGTGCAAAAGAAAGCGGAAGATAAAGGGCTTTCTTTAAAACTGAACATAGACAGGAATATTCCAACTGTCCTTAACGGGGACGAGATCAGGATTAAGCAGGTTATTATTAATATTCTCTCTAATGCGGTAAAGTACACCAAACAGGGATATATAACTTTTTCCATAAATTCTTACAAGCCTGAGGATAAACCTGATTCAATCATACTTAAAATCAGTGTTGAAGACACCGGTATAGGCATAAAACCTGAAGACCTTGACAAGTTATTTGTTGCTTTTGAACGTATTGAAGAAAAAAGGAACAGGAACATCGAAGGAACAGGACTGGGGATGACTATTGTCCAACGGTTTCTTGATATGATGGGCAGTCATCTTGAAGTGCAAAGCGAATATGGTAAGGGTTCTGTTTTTTCCTTTGAACTTGAGCAGAAGGTCGTTAAATGGGATCCCATCGGAGATTTCGAAGAGGCCTTCAGACGGTCATCCAGCGAGAGGGCAACTTATCATGAGAAATTCACAGCACCTTGCGCAAGAGTACTTGTGGTTGATGATACCACGGTTAATCTTACAGTATTTGTAAACCTGCTTAAGCGGACCGGGCTCCGTATTGATACGGCAGAAAGTGGCGATGAATGCATTTCGCTTTTTAAAAATAATCATTATGATGTTATCTTCCTGGATCATATGATGCCGGACAAAGATGGCATCGAAACCCTCACGGAAATGAAGGAGCTGACGAATACTCCGAATGAAGGAACGCCTGTAATATGTCTTACTGCCAATGCCATATCGGGTATGCGTGAAATGTACACAAATGTCGGATTTGATGACTACCTCACCAAGCCAATTGATGCCGAGCGGTTGGAAATGATGTTATTGCAGTATCTCCCGAAGGATAAGGTGAATACAGTATCCGATAAGGATGACGCTGTCGATAATGAAAAGGATAATAGAGAAGATAATACAGAAGATAATGAGCTTCCCGGATTTCTGTATGATATTAATGAACTCGATTTAGATTCGGGCCTTGAATATTGTGGTGATGCAGAGGATTATATTATGGCTCTTACAACGTACATGAGCAGTGCGGAAAAGAGGGCTGAAGAAATCGAGAACTACTGGAAAGCAGGAGATATACAAAATACAACTATAAAAGTGCATGGGCTTAAGAGTGCTTTACGAATGGTAGGAGCGCTGGAGCTTGGAGAATTCGCTGCAAGCCTTGAGAAGGCCGGAAATAGTGGTGATTCGGAAATGCTGGATAAAGAGCTTTTCGGTCTTTTGGCCAGACACAGGCAGTTGGCGAAGGAACTTGAACCTCTAAATGACTTGCAGGAATAG
- a CDS encoding lectin like domain-containing protein: MHNEKEGDNVFEMEDDSVLEYVAAMTGDMDATVTAKIFMLNEDAEKPTDGVLLDSVTETFNFAGYHRIKLNDNLVLRKGTCISIVISENVPVEGGVKYALVNSSSLNKAGAKAFNEIHESDGMSIMRYAKAVVNPGESYISFDIEKWTDWTDAIAVFAKKESNQYMAYDNLPIKAYLYPLEEVENVHDLSDKIPAVGGQAAVCPEDGYILLEITGE; this comes from the coding sequence GTGCATAATGAAAAAGAGGGAGATAATGTATTTGAAATGGAAGATGATAGCGTTCTTGAATATGTTGCAGCTATGACCGGAGATATGGATGCGACAGTTACAGCAAAAATATTTATGCTTAATGAGGATGCAGAGAAACCCACCGATGGAGTACTGCTCGACAGTGTTACGGAAACGTTTAATTTCGCAGGTTATCACCGTATAAAACTAAACGATAATCTTGTTCTTCGTAAGGGTACTTGCATCAGTATAGTAATTTCTGAGAATGTGCCTGTTGAAGGTGGCGTGAAATATGCGCTGGTCAATAGCAGCAGCCTGAATAAAGCAGGCGCAAAAGCCTTTAATGAGATTCATGAATCCGACGGTATGTCAATTATGCGCTATGCCAAAGCTGTTGTAAATCCCGGTGAAAGCTACATAAGCTTTGATATTGAGAAATGGACTGATTGGACAGATGCCATAGCTGTTTTTGCTAAAAAAGAATCTAATCAGTATATGGCCTATGATAATCTTCCGATTAAGGCATACTTATATCCTTTAGAAGAGGTTGAAAATGTTCATGACCTCTCAGACAAGATTCCCGCTGTCGGCGGACAGGCAGCTGTATGCCCTGAAGATGGATACATATTGCTTGAAATCACAGGAGAATGA
- a CDS encoding alpha/beta fold hydrolase — protein MQFEEMGNMSGKTLMLLPGTCCDWQTNFGTVIPDLSEKYHLICVNYDGFDGSDNIFPDMITVTEKIENYINEHHAGRIDGAIGSSLGSSFVGQLVMRRNVHIDHAIFGSPDLDQSGKISAKLQSMLVVPLLTSFTGNKEKRNKSKEKLKKIFEMDDENAEKFMNCFSKFNPQSIKNEYYTDLLTHLEEDISVEHTKAHFIYANKMGEKYLKRYKKYFHDPEIREFDMQHEQWLFGGKKYAEPVLKAIDEFMEMPI, from the coding sequence ATGCAATTTGAAGAAATGGGAAATATGTCAGGGAAGACATTGATGTTATTGCCTGGAACATGCTGTGACTGGCAGACAAATTTTGGAACGGTCATACCGGATCTTTCTGAGAAATATCACCTTATATGTGTGAACTATGATGGATTCGATGGAAGCGATAATATCTTTCCGGACATGATCACAGTAACTGAAAAAATTGAGAACTATATAAATGAACACCATGCCGGAAGGATTGATGGGGCTATCGGTTCTTCGCTTGGTTCAAGTTTTGTAGGTCAGCTTGTCATGAGAAGGAACGTGCATATAGATCATGCAATCTTTGGCAGTCCGGATCTTGATCAGAGCGGTAAAATATCCGCAAAGCTTCAGTCGATGCTTGTGGTGCCGCTTCTCACAAGCTTTACCGGAAACAAGGAGAAACGAAATAAATCGAAAGAAAAGCTAAAAAAGATATTTGAAATGGATGATGAAAATGCAGAGAAGTTTATGAACTGTTTTTCAAAGTTTAATCCTCAGTCCATTAAAAATGAGTATTACACGGACCTTCTGACACATCTTGAAGAAGACATCAGCGTAGAACACACCAAAGCGCATTTTATCTATGCCAATAAAATGGGGGAGAAGTATCTGAAAAGATACAAGAAATATTTCCATGATCCTGAGATCAGGGAGTTCGATATGCAGCATGAGCAGTGGCTTTTTGGTGGAAAGAAATATGCGGAGCCTGTACTTAAGGCAATAGATGAATTTATGGAAATGCCAATTTAG
- a CDS encoding FeoC-like transcriptional regulator, translating to MKDLIALLSDGHARTEKLLAMELHTTVEDVKRQIEYLEHMGIIRRVDVSCCSKGCGGDCGKCAPKDGFKNMGEMYEIVLNKAIS from the coding sequence ATGAAGGATTTAATTGCATTATTAAGTGATGGACATGCCAGAACTGAAAAGCTTCTGGCAATGGAGCTTCACACGACAGTTGAGGATGTAAAAAGACAAATTGAGTATCTTGAACACATGGGAATAATTCGCAGGGTAGATGTTTCCTGCTGCAGCAAAGGCTGCGGCGGGGACTGCGGTAAATGCGCTCCAAAGGATGGCTTTAAGAACATGGGCGAGATGTATGAAATTGTGCTGAATAAAGCTATCTCATGA
- the feoB gene encoding ferrous iron transport protein B has translation MSSATIALLGQPNSGKSTLFNALTGLRQHVGNWPGKTVEKKEGSFIYKGMECAIADLPGSYSLTANSDEELITRDYIASGKADVVCILADSSQLERSLFMTADYAGIDVPSFLVLNMADVAADQGKTIDVKSIEKKIGIPVLLFSATEGKKYEPYYETMERAVKEKSRINVKALEAEYEKIEGYSELKEIIPEGIISGFTTMWLSVKALEGDKQVLSMLKARLSLEDYKKVQNICNNSQGAIATGSSKFRWIDEILDGSVTSQKESIALGKLDQIYLSRIWGKPAVILTVLLGLIASFIPALPFMGIGQGIAALKTPVAAALSSAGSPDILVQLICTVLIQSFSYIVQMLGFVFGVTLVFGLLEEVGVMARISYVFDNTMGKLGLQGKSVMPFLVSFGCTMGGAAGARVIDNWGQKVLTIALAWAVPCGAAWAVIPMLSAVFFGPGAVLVIVAILLTMILHMWVTAKIFGRKLVQKNDRYGMIMELPPYHKPKLGALLRYVLGRTGDTFKRVTSVVILVCGVFWLLSYTFVPGSQPILYRIGTAIEPVTKIFGLGWQLFIAFIASAVGKEGAIGVISALYTGGNLSAAFNAAMSGAGAASNLNEILLTNVSKAEALAFIFAMTFNMPCVVALAATFQETYSVKWTTRIALYYTFTALLLAAVAYRIGLLIF, from the coding sequence ATGAGCAGTGCAACAATAGCCCTTCTGGGACAGCCAAATTCAGGTAAATCGACTCTTTTTAATGCGCTTACAGGACTTAGACAGCATGTTGGCAACTGGCCAGGTAAGACAGTTGAAAAGAAAGAAGGTAGCTTTATCTATAAAGGAATGGAGTGCGCTATTGCCGACCTTCCCGGTTCTTACAGCCTTACGGCCAATTCTGACGAAGAACTGATTACAAGAGATTATATCGCATCCGGAAAAGCAGACGTGGTATGCATTCTTGCAGACAGCTCCCAGCTTGAGAGAAGTCTTTTCATGACAGCTGATTATGCAGGTATTGATGTGCCAAGCTTTCTTGTGCTTAACATGGCAGATGTGGCTGCAGATCAGGGAAAAACCATAGACGTAAAATCCATTGAGAAAAAGATTGGAATTCCGGTACTTCTATTTTCTGCTACTGAAGGCAAGAAATATGAACCGTATTATGAAACTATGGAGAGAGCTGTAAAGGAGAAATCCAGGATAAATGTAAAAGCTCTTGAGGCTGAGTATGAGAAAATTGAAGGTTATAGTGAGTTAAAAGAAATAATCCCTGAAGGAATTATCAGCGGTTTTACAACCATGTGGCTTTCTGTAAAGGCTCTTGAAGGTGACAAGCAGGTTCTTTCAATGCTAAAGGCCCGGCTTTCTTTAGAGGATTATAAAAAAGTTCAGAATATCTGTAATAACAGTCAGGGAGCGATAGCTACAGGAAGCAGTAAATTCAGATGGATTGATGAGATACTCGATGGCAGTGTTACTTCCCAAAAAGAAAGTATTGCTCTTGGAAAGCTCGATCAGATATATCTAAGCAGGATATGGGGTAAGCCTGCTGTTATCTTAACAGTACTGCTTGGTCTTATTGCTTCGTTTATTCCGGCACTTCCCTTTATGGGAATAGGGCAGGGGATTGCCGCGTTAAAAACTCCTGTCGCAGCTGCACTTAGTTCAGCAGGATCTCCGGACATTCTGGTTCAGCTTATATGCACAGTTCTTATCCAATCATTCAGCTATATAGTCCAGATGCTGGGATTTGTTTTTGGGGTTACTCTGGTTTTTGGACTCCTTGAAGAAGTCGGCGTTATGGCCCGCATCTCTTATGTCTTTGATAATACCATGGGAAAACTTGGGCTTCAGGGAAAATCTGTTATGCCATTTCTTGTAAGCTTTGGATGCACCATGGGAGGTGCGGCAGGAGCAAGAGTAATCGATAATTGGGGCCAGAAGGTTCTTACAATTGCACTTGCATGGGCAGTTCCTTGCGGAGCAGCATGGGCTGTAATTCCTATGCTTTCGGCTGTATTTTTCGGCCCGGGAGCGGTGCTTGTGATAGTTGCAATTCTTCTTACAATGATCCTGCATATGTGGGTTACAGCGAAAATATTCGGTAGAAAACTGGTTCAGAAAAATGACAGATATGGAATGATAATGGAACTTCCACCTTATCATAAGCCTAAGCTGGGGGCACTTCTTCGTTATGTTCTTGGAAGAACGGGAGACACATTTAAGCGTGTAACAAGCGTTGTCATTTTGGTATGTGGTGTGTTCTGGCTTCTGAGCTATACTTTTGTACCCGGATCACAGCCGATTCTGTATCGCATCGGAACAGCAATTGAACCTGTTACCAAGATTTTCGGTCTTGGATGGCAGCTGTTTATAGCTTTTATTGCATCTGCTGTTGGAAAAGAAGGTGCGATAGGTGTTATCAGCGCACTCTACACAGGTGGAAATCTTTCAGCAGCCTTCAATGCTGCCATGAGCGGAGCCGGAGCAGCATCTAATCTGAACGAAATACTTCTTACAAATGTATCTAAAGCTGAAGCACTTGCCTTTATCTTTGCAATGACCTTCAATATGCCATGTGTCGTGGCTCTTGCAGCTACATTCCAGGAGACTTATTCAGTTAAATGGACTACCAGAATAGCTCTTTATTACACTTTTACAGCACTTCTTTTGGCAGCGGTAGCTTATCGTATTGGACTGCTTATATTCTGA
- a CDS encoding FeoA family protein, which produces MSLSELGKDSRAVVEKLTGDERFMSRITSIGLTPGCSIRVIRNDKNRPMLIYSRDTLIALNRKECMGIEVTEVAG; this is translated from the coding sequence ATGAGCTTAAGCGAACTTGGAAAGGACAGCCGGGCGGTTGTTGAAAAACTGACAGGTGACGAGAGATTTATGAGTAGGATCACATCCATCGGTCTTACACCGGGGTGCAGTATCAGGGTTATCAGAAACGATAAGAACAGACCTATGCTTATCTATTCAAGGGATACCCTTATTGCGCTTAACAGGAAAGAGTGTATGGGAATTGAGGTTACGGAGGTGGCAGGATGA
- a CDS encoding ATP-binding cassette domain-containing protein — protein sequence MSRGQGGLIKSSSGAILLNKKEISSKELKKKAFMVMQDVNYQLFSDSVYNECTLGTDKISREIAEKTLEEMNLLEFKNRHPNTLSGGQKQRLAIAVSLMMNKEILLFDEPTSGLDYKNMLLCADFLKKLRNKGKIVIVVTHDEEFIDCCCDEIYRLSE from the coding sequence ATCAGCAGAGGACAGGGTGGCCTTATAAAGAGCAGTAGCGGTGCTATTTTACTTAATAAGAAAGAGATTTCTTCTAAAGAGCTTAAGAAAAAAGCCTTTATGGTAATGCAGGATGTGAATTACCAGCTTTTTTCAGACTCGGTTTATAATGAGTGCACTCTCGGAACGGATAAAATTAGTAGGGAGATTGCCGAGAAAACTCTGGAGGAAATGAATCTTCTGGAATTTAAGAACAGACATCCGAACACACTCTCCGGAGGTCAGAAGCAAAGGCTTGCCATAGCAGTAAGCCTTATGATGAATAAAGAAATCCTTCTTTTTGATGAACCTACAAGCGGACTTGACTACAAAAACATGCTTTTATGTGCGGATTTTTTAAAAAAACTGAGAAATAAAGGAAAGATAGTCATAGTGGTAACCCATGATGAAGAATTTATAGATTGTTGCTGCGATGAAATATACAGACTGTCAGAATGA
- a CDS encoding helix-turn-helix domain-containing protein yields the protein MSSLGLYINDHYADKISIDSLSKIACMGTTKLKSAFKTYYGMTVADYIQKVRIDHAEHLLAYTDLPVSEVAKAVGYVSPGHFAELFSNSKGLLPLSYRKAFQKNT from the coding sequence TTGAGTAGCCTCGGTCTTTATATCAATGACCATTATGCAGATAAAATCTCAATTGATTCTTTATCTAAAATAGCCTGTATGGGCACAACCAAACTCAAAAGTGCCTTTAAAACATATTATGGAATGACCGTAGCAGACTATATACAAAAGGTACGCATTGACCATGCGGAGCATCTTCTGGCATATACTGATCTTCCTGTCTCCGAAGTTGCAAAAGCAGTTGGTTATGTATCTCCGGGACACTTTGCAGAACTTTTCAGCAATTCCAAAGGTTTGTTACCCTTAAGCTATAGAAAGGCGTTTCAAAAAAACACGTAG
- a CDS encoding alpha/beta hydrolase, with product MDYVFEMPAEMMVETDKKGTVERFEYDTFTYDEENKPLHKGAFVYLPYGYDKSVKYNVLYLLHGGGFTEEWWLKMFPDTVTILDNMIEKKLCEPCIVVTPTFYHGEDDKNTHDEGRCENFRHEIRKDLVPGIESRYSTFTEGDVSEENLIKTRSHRAFAGLSLGSMTTYRAAFYNNFDLFSWYGPFSGCCGPFGDHDLEVKRICETLENGHKNGYELDYMFCANGDADIAFEEHKDIMGRAVAESKYLEQGKNYDFFIIPGGVHDMKAWQLHMYHALQIFFKK from the coding sequence ATGGATTATGTTTTTGAAATGCCTGCGGAAATGATGGTAGAGACAGACAAAAAGGGGACAGTAGAGCGTTTTGAATATGACACTTTTACTTATGACGAGGAGAATAAGCCTCTTCACAAGGGTGCCTTTGTTTATCTTCCTTATGGATATGATAAGTCAGTAAAATACAATGTACTATATCTGCTTCATGGTGGCGGATTTACTGAGGAATGGTGGCTAAAGATGTTCCCTGACACCGTGACAATCCTTGATAATATGATTGAGAAGAAGCTATGCGAGCCTTGTATAGTTGTCACTCCCACTTTCTATCACGGTGAGGATGACAAGAATACACATGATGAGGGACGCTGCGAAAATTTCAGACATGAGATAAGAAAGGATCTTGTGCCGGGTATCGAGAGCAGGTACTCAACCTTTACTGAGGGTGATGTATCGGAGGAAAACCTTATAAAAACCCGCTCCCACAGAGCTTTTGCCGGTCTTTCCCTAGGATCCATGACGACCTACAGAGCTGCTTTTTACAATAATTTTGACCTGTTTTCATGGTACGGACCCTTCTCCGGCTGCTGCGGTCCTTTTGGTGATCACGACCTGGAGGTTAAGAGAATCTGCGAGACACTTGAAAATGGCCATAAAAACGGCTATGAGCTTGATTACATGTTCTGCGCGAACGGTGATGCAGACATTGCTTTTGAGGAGCATAAAGACATTATGGGCAGAGCAGTAGCAGAGAGCAAGTACCTTGAACAGGGCAAGAACTATGATTTCTTTATCATACCCGGGGGTGTCCATGACATGAAGGCATGGCAACTGCATATGTACCATGCATTACAGATATTTTTTAAGAAGTAA